One Parageobacillus sp. KH3-4 genomic region harbors:
- a CDS encoding PfkB family carbohydrate kinase, with protein sequence MRKSKINDRFLILGEVFTDVHLDIKGSPVRLGGIFHSARAFSAMNCNYALAAIAPKYLFGSISEYGKKLNAQRTAIVGEIDGASNVITIQDSPENGNQGYEEILRKQSNVTIDQEELSRIIEEYNPTDIIIYPGKYNIEEVLPVLKSFKGKLHIDVQYGTESLKRMIADNINFDTIILSTSSTLFEENDFSVINLVNSPLMASAKSFLLKENRGGSRYYDIINRKWYEAPAFKTDTVHSVGVGDCFNAAFLSQKSQRTEEAALKIASYIAMLYASTFVFDEFKELVSSLDFNDVETLLGNRIPWEEREKHHIYIAGPDFPDVDTRLIEELYNNLKYHNFTPHRPVLENGLITGSESEEQQEEAYRKDIALLEKSSLLIAVILNDDPGTYVEIGWMAKSGKPVIIFDPYKQVRNLFVKKSANYIAHSMSEVIDLVYEILGRKNREVLEDYDALLLASGGLDSTVLAYKLLSEGKKVMPVFLKYGQHCADTEFNTLLDVLPPKLIPHIKVINIEDIYKYSQSRMIREPNLWLDDVTSDDLYLPYRNLLFLSIAASVAQTLGIKEVYSAFINSNHAKEIDCSREFFDRLSGILSEYGAVQIKMPFRDFSKADVIRLGINLGVPLAKTYSCQANSTTPCGVCPNCVDRLNGFKAVSEFYSDNN encoded by the coding sequence ATGCGGAAGAGTAAAATAAATGATCGATTTTTAATTCTTGGAGAAGTGTTTACCGATGTGCATTTGGACATCAAGGGGTCACCGGTAAGGCTAGGTGGGATTTTCCATAGTGCAAGAGCTTTTAGTGCTATGAATTGCAACTATGCTTTGGCCGCAATAGCCCCTAAGTACTTATTTGGAAGTATTTCTGAATATGGAAAAAAATTAAATGCACAGCGTACAGCTATTGTAGGTGAAATTGATGGAGCTTCTAACGTAATAACAATTCAAGATTCCCCTGAAAACGGAAACCAAGGATATGAAGAAATATTAAGGAAACAATCCAATGTTACGATAGATCAGGAAGAACTAAGCAGAATTATTGAGGAGTATAATCCGACAGATATAATAATTTATCCGGGTAAGTATAATATCGAAGAGGTGTTGCCAGTTTTAAAAAGTTTTAAAGGAAAACTACACATCGATGTTCAATACGGAACTGAATCTCTTAAAAGAATGATTGCGGACAATATAAATTTTGATACTATTATTCTTTCAACTTCATCAACTCTTTTTGAAGAAAATGATTTTTCTGTTATAAATTTAGTCAACTCTCCTTTAATGGCAAGTGCAAAATCATTTTTGCTGAAAGAAAATAGGGGAGGATCTAGATATTATGATATTATAAATCGGAAATGGTATGAAGCACCGGCTTTTAAAACAGACACAGTTCATTCAGTTGGAGTAGGGGATTGTTTTAATGCAGCCTTTTTATCTCAAAAAAGTCAAAGAACGGAGGAAGCTGCATTAAAGATCGCATCCTATATCGCGATGCTTTATGCTAGTACATTTGTTTTTGATGAATTTAAAGAACTGGTATCATCCTTGGATTTTAACGATGTTGAGACGCTTTTAGGAAACAGAATACCATGGGAAGAAAGAGAGAAACATCATATTTACATAGCTGGTCCTGATTTTCCAGATGTAGATACTAGATTAATTGAAGAGTTGTACAATAACTTAAAATATCATAATTTTACCCCGCATAGACCCGTGCTAGAGAATGGACTTATTACTGGCAGCGAATCTGAAGAACAGCAAGAGGAAGCTTACCGAAAAGATATAGCATTACTTGAAAAATCATCTCTTTTAATTGCAGTAATATTAAATGATGATCCTGGAACTTATGTAGAGATAGGATGGATGGCTAAAAGTGGAAAACCTGTGATTATCTTTGATCCTTATAAACAAGTCAGGAATTTGTTTGTAAAAAAATCTGCAAACTATATTGCACATTCTATGAGTGAGGTCATTGATCTAGTATATGAAATACTAGGAAGAAAGAACCGTGAAGTTCTTGAGGATTATGATGCCCTGTTACTAGCTTCTGGAGGCTTGGATTCAACTGTATTAGCTTATAAATTGCTGTCTGAGGGTAAAAAAGTAATGCCGGTTTTTCTCAAATATGGTCAGCATTGTGCGGATACTGAGTTCAATACGTTACTAGATGTATTACCACCAAAGCTAATTCCTCATATAAAAGTCATTAATATAGAGGATATATATAAGTATTCTCAATCGAGAATGATAAGAGAACCAAATTTATGGTTAGATGATGTCACGTCGGATGACTTGTATCTACCTTATAGAAATTTATTGTTTCTATCTATTGCTGCGTCAGTTGCTCAAACCTTGGGGATTAAAGAGGTTTATTCAGCTTTTATTAATTCTAATCACGCAAAAGAGATAGATTGCTCAAGAGAATTCTTTGATAGGCTATCAGGAATACTTTCAGAATACGGTGCAGTTCAAATAAAAATGCCTTTCCGAGATTTTTCAAAAGCTGATGTTATTAGGCTAGGAATTAACCTAGGTGTTCCGTTAGCAAAAACTTACTCCTGTCAAGCCAACAGTACAACCCCTTGTGGAGTATGTCCAAATTGTGTTGATAGGCTTAATGGTTTCAAAGCCGTTTCAGAATTTTACAGTGATAATAATTAA
- a CDS encoding 8-oxo-dGTP diphosphatase gives MSNLFTMCFIENNNQLLLQKRMKKPFIGLWNAPGGKVEAYESPIEACKREVQEETGLDLGKVHFRGVITVTNKSRKKSDALMLFHSREFSGDIRSSEEGEVAWVETEKIYSYDNTPPSFIYLLPYILETDGILTGKMVYNKGILEMFDININI, from the coding sequence ATGAGCAATTTATTTACAATGTGTTTTATAGAGAATAATAATCAATTACTTTTACAAAAGAGAATGAAGAAGCCGTTTATAGGTTTATGGAATGCACCTGGAGGAAAGGTAGAGGCATACGAGTCTCCCATTGAAGCATGTAAAAGAGAAGTTCAAGAAGAAACTGGATTAGACTTAGGTAAAGTACATTTTAGAGGAGTTATAACAGTTACAAATAAATCTCGAAAAAAAAGCGATGCACTAATGTTATTTCATTCGAGGGAATTTTCAGGAGATATAAGGTCATCAGAAGAGGGGGAAGTTGCTTGGGTAGAAACAGAGAAGATTTATTCTTATGACAACACACCTCCAAGCTTTATTTATCTTTTACCTTATATCCTTGAAACTGATGGTATTCTAACAGGAAAAATGGTTTATAACAAGGGAATTTTAGAGATGTTTGATATTAATATAAATATATAA